One window of Deltaproteobacteria bacterium genomic DNA carries:
- a CDS encoding prolipoprotein diacylglyceryl transferase, protein MRPILFSIGSYQVPSFFFLITIAALVGTTYAVWIGRKNGLKADVILDMGLIGFIGAVLGARIFHILVEAPDYYWEKPMRVLEFGRGGFVSWGGFLTIGLSFWIYFRIRKLAPLPYFDILCVAAPIIKFFLRLACLLIGCCYGRPTDLPWGITFHDPASTAHYFMGAIPLHPTQIYSMIHSVLLFLFINWFYRRRKFDGQTTCLLAIFWSLPRMVVEFFRADSDRGIYFGFLSTGMIVGFAVSLFFLGMYRYLAKKNRHVD, encoded by the coding sequence ATGAGACCAATCCTTTTTAGCATCGGTTCCTATCAAGTCCCTTCCTTCTTTTTCCTCATCACGATCGCCGCGCTGGTCGGAACCACCTATGCCGTCTGGATCGGCCGAAAAAATGGACTTAAAGCCGATGTGATTCTGGACATGGGACTGATCGGATTTATCGGTGCTGTTTTGGGTGCAAGAATTTTTCACATCCTCGTAGAGGCGCCCGATTATTATTGGGAAAAACCGATGCGAGTCCTTGAGTTCGGCCGCGGCGGATTCGTTTCATGGGGAGGTTTTTTAACAATCGGCCTCTCCTTCTGGATTTACTTCCGTATCCGCAAGCTCGCTCCCTTGCCTTATTTTGATATTCTCTGCGTTGCCGCACCGATTATCAAATTCTTTCTCCGACTGGCCTGTCTCCTCATTGGTTGTTGCTACGGTCGTCCAACGGACCTCCCCTGGGGAATCACCTTTCATGACCCCGCCTCGACCGCGCATTATTTTATGGGGGCTATTCCGCTCCACCCAACACAAATCTACTCGATGATCCACTCTGTCCTTCTGTTCCTCTTTATTAACTGGTTCTACAGACGCCGGAAGTTTGACGGACAGACGACCTGTCTGCTTGCGATTTTCTGGTCACTCCCCCGTATGGTTGTTGAATTTTTTCGGGCTGATTCAGACCGGGGCATCTACTTCGGATTTCTCTCAACCGGGATGATCGTCGGTTTTGCCGTCTCGTTATTTTTCCTTGGAATGTACCGGTATCTTGCGAAGAAGAATCGTCATGTGGATTGA
- the lspA gene encoding signal peptidase II, whose protein sequence is MKTKTLLFISPLVFLTDQVAKWIIIQTVPLSHPVPIIPDFFDLTHTRNPGAAFGAFANLPDSIRLPFFFTTSTIALIAILLYYFRLSDERRSPFVALALILGGALGNIFDRIFRGEVIDFLSFHWKNQWVNGSIGTWNWHIKLEWPAFNVADAAITVGVIGLTFLLMKSKEKR, encoded by the coding sequence ATGAAGACAAAAACGCTTCTTTTTATTTCACCCCTGGTCTTCCTGACCGATCAGGTTGCAAAATGGATCATAATCCAGACGGTTCCGCTCAGTCATCCTGTCCCGATCATCCCTGATTTTTTTGATTTGACCCATACCCGTAACCCAGGCGCCGCCTTCGGTGCCTTTGCCAATCTTCCCGACTCCATACGACTCCCCTTCTTCTTCACAACCTCCACCATCGCGCTCATCGCTATTCTGCTCTACTATTTTCGTCTCTCGGACGAGCGAAGGAGCCCTTTTGTTGCCCTGGCCCTCATTTTGGGAGGAGCCCTCGGAAACATCTTTGACCGGATTTTCCGGGGTGAGGTGATCGACTTCCTTTCTTTTCACTGGAAGAATCAGTGGGTCAACGGGTCGATCGGCACCTGGAACTGGCACATCAAGCTGGAGTGGCCTGCCTTTAACGTCGCCGATGCCGCCATCACGGTAGGGGTCATCGGCCTGACCTTCCTCTTGATGAAATCAAAAGAGAAGAGATGA
- the lgt gene encoding prolipoprotein diacylglyceryl transferase, with amino-acid sequence MFPVLFEIPILGGVRIYTYGLLVALAFLAGIGWSTREGRLAGFPKEKILDLSFYLILGALIGSRILYIFIEWRRYLQNPLDILKIWEGGLVFYGGFVGAVLSAILYGRRYQISFLKLSDIFSPGIALGHAIGRLGCFAAGCCHGAPTSGPLSIIYPDLPFSLAPAGIALYPTQLMESGSVFLIFLTLLLIRRKPHFQGQVFITYLILYGLARFLLEYFRGSLARTFLIDPWLSVSQMIALVLVLIALGLYVKKRKRKA; translated from the coding sequence ATGTTCCCGGTATTATTTGAAATTCCGATCCTTGGGGGAGTCCGGATCTATACCTATGGCCTCCTCGTAGCGCTTGCATTTCTCGCAGGAATCGGTTGGTCGACACGGGAAGGTCGTCTGGCCGGCTTTCCGAAGGAGAAAATTCTCGACCTCTCCTTCTACTTGATCCTCGGTGCCCTGATCGGATCAAGAATCCTCTATATTTTCATCGAGTGGAGACGCTATCTCCAAAATCCCCTTGATATCCTCAAAATATGGGAAGGTGGCCTGGTTTTCTACGGTGGATTTGTCGGGGCAGTTCTGAGTGCCATCCTTTATGGACGTCGCTACCAGATCTCCTTCCTGAAACTCTCCGATATCTTCTCACCCGGTATCGCGCTCGGACATGCGATTGGAAGACTCGGCTGTTTTGCCGCCGGTTGTTGTCATGGTGCCCCCACCAGCGGCCCTCTATCGATTATTTATCCTGATCTCCCGTTCTCACTCGCCCCGGCGGGGATCGCCCTCTATCCTACACAGCTCATGGAGTCCGGATCGGTTTTTCTGATCTTCCTGACACTCCTGCTCATCCGCCGAAAACCCCATTTTCAGGGGCAGGTTTTTATCACCTATTTAATCCTCTATGGTCTCGCACGTTTTCTGCTCGAGTATTTTCGTGGGAGTCTCGCACGGACGTTCCTCATCGATCCGTGGCTCTCCGTTTCACAGATGATAGCGCTTGTTTTGGTGTTGATCGCATTGGGGCTCTATGTAAAGAAACGAAAGAGAAAAGCATGA